Proteins from a single region of Candidatus Binatia bacterium:
- a CDS encoding L,D-transpeptidase, which yields MRRGWRSLMYVGVAGCCLLAATQAWSRSGGDTDELTLRVWKGRHEMWLEEGNRVLRKFEVALGKDPTTGKLSQGDGRTPQGDYYICEKRPRSRFHRFLGISYPNVDDAERAFAERLISADEWADIFFANLHETTPPWSTAMGGRVGIHGYGGRSPIPADWTQGCIAVSDADIDYLYDRVRLGTRVTISE from the coding sequence ATGCGGCGTGGTTGGCGTAGCCTGATGTATGTGGGTGTCGCTGGATGCTGTCTTCTTGCGGCCACACAGGCGTGGTCCAGAAGTGGTGGAGACACCGACGAGCTGACGTTGCGAGTGTGGAAGGGCCGCCATGAGATGTGGCTCGAAGAGGGGAATCGGGTTCTGAGGAAGTTCGAAGTCGCGCTGGGGAAAGATCCGACCACGGGGAAATTGAGCCAAGGCGATGGCCGCACGCCGCAAGGGGACTATTATATCTGCGAGAAACGGCCACGCAGCCGCTTCCATCGATTCCTCGGCATCAGTTATCCGAACGTCGATGATGCCGAACGCGCCTTCGCCGAACGGCTGATCTCCGCCGACGAATGGGCGGATATCTTTTTCGCCAATCTGCACGAAACAACACCGCCCTGGTCGACCGCCATGGGCGGGCGGGTCGGCATTCATGGGTACGGCGGCCGTTCGCCCATTCCGGCTGATTGGACGCAGGGCTGTATCGCCGTCAGCGACGCTGACATCGATTACCTCTACGACCGAGTCCGACTCGGTACGCGCGTGACGATCAGCGAATAA
- a CDS encoding VIT1/CCC1 transporter family protein: MSDTPATRERPVRTRLHTEEHTHAGVSVRDVVLGVSDGLTVPFALAAGLSGAVTSNFIVFLAGVAEMLAGGIAMGLGGYLSEKSHAEIYRKEREREHREVDQVPEMEKREVRDIWKARGYTGEELDRLVETVIKDRHRWVDFMMREELGLMEPAPGAAYKTSLTIGLSYIAGAMVPLFPFLLPLSINRALLLSSVTTLTALFLVGIFKSRFTGGSPWRSGLETLLIGAASAGAAYVLVRLLSRGTQ; this comes from the coding sequence ATGAGCGACACGCCGGCCACTCGCGAGCGCCCCGTGCGCACCCGTTTGCACACGGAAGAACACACGCACGCTGGCGTAAGCGTACGCGACGTCGTCTTGGGCGTGAGTGATGGTCTCACCGTACCGTTCGCGCTCGCCGCCGGATTGAGCGGCGCGGTGACCAGCAATTTCATCGTCTTCCTCGCCGGCGTTGCCGAGATGCTGGCAGGCGGTATCGCCATGGGCCTGGGCGGCTATCTCTCGGAAAAATCGCACGCCGAGATCTACCGGAAAGAGCGCGAACGCGAACACCGCGAGGTCGACCAGGTGCCGGAGATGGAGAAGCGGGAAGTCCGTGACATCTGGAAGGCACGCGGATACACAGGGGAAGAGCTGGACCGCCTAGTCGAAACGGTCATCAAGGACCGCCATCGATGGGTGGACTTCATGATGCGCGAGGAACTCGGGCTGATGGAGCCCGCACCCGGCGCCGCCTACAAGACCTCGCTCACCATCGGGCTCTCCTACATCGCCGGCGCCATGGTACCCCTGTTTCCGTTTCTGCTGCCCCTGTCCATCAATCGAGCCTTGTTGCTGTCCAGCGTCACAACGCTCACGGCGCTGTTTTTGGTCGGCATCTTCAAATCGCGCTTCACGGGCGGCTCACCGTGGCGCAGTGGCCTCGAAACCCTGCTGATCGGCGCGGCGTCGGCGGGCGCTGCCTACGTGCTGGTACGCCTCCTGTCGCGCGGAACCCAATGA
- a CDS encoding choice-of-anchor Q domain-containing protein, protein EDGTTCGWGSGSGSLSSTDPRLDPAGLANNGGPTQTIALQADSPAINAGNDAVCAAPPVNSLDQRGYGRPGGSATHCSIGAYEYNALPSSFLSSAIAATDTCIPVSDTSIFSPTGGFALIGPELISYTGLGTSCSGASAARASAGTAATAGVLTGVTRNLNGQGGAHAAGTTVTPTATNTPTVTPTNTPTNTPTRTPTQTPVSTATPSNTPTPTQTALNSSTPTNTPTLTPSSTPTATITSSPTPISTPTATPTITSINTPTKTPTATPTQTVTPTVTPTRTPTSTPTSTATPTPTTTNAPGKCVGDCDGHGQVTVDEILTMVNIALGNTPVTMCEAGDANHDGQITVDEILTAVNNALNGCPNH, encoded by the coding sequence GAGGACGGCACGACTTGCGGCTGGGGTAGCGGTTCGGGTTCGCTGAGCAGTACCGACCCACGGCTCGACCCGGCTGGGCTGGCAAACAACGGCGGGCCGACGCAAACGATCGCGCTCCAGGCGGACAGCCCGGCCATCAACGCGGGTAACGACGCGGTGTGCGCGGCACCACCCGTGAACAGTCTCGACCAGCGCGGCTACGGCCGGCCAGGTGGCAGTGCCACACACTGCTCCATCGGCGCCTACGAGTACAACGCGCTGCCAAGCAGTTTCCTTTCCAGTGCTATCGCTGCTACCGACACCTGTATCCCGGTTTCTGACACCTCGATCTTCTCGCCCACCGGCGGATTCGCTCTCATCGGTCCCGAGTTAATCTCATACACGGGTCTCGGCACGTCATGCAGCGGTGCGTCAGCCGCCAGAGCCAGTGCAGGGACTGCGGCAACGGCAGGAGTCCTCACGGGTGTGACGCGCAATCTCAACGGTCAGGGAGGCGCGCACGCCGCAGGGACCACGGTGACCCCGACGGCGACCAACACGCCGACGGTGACGCCGACCAACACGCCGACGAACACCCCAACCCGGACGCCGACGCAGACACCGGTCAGCACCGCAACACCGAGCAATACTCCGACGCCGACGCAGACGGCGCTGAACAGCTCGACGCCGACCAACACGCCAACGCTGACCCCATCCAGCACGCCAACGGCGACGATCACGTCGAGTCCAACGCCAATCAGTACGCCCACGGCCACACCGACGATCACGTCAATCAACACCCCGACGAAGACACCCACAGCTACGCCGACTCAGACCGTGACGCCCACGGTCACCCCAACCCGAACGCCGACCAGCACGCCGACGTCCACAGCGACGCCAACTCCGACAACCACCAATGCCCCCGGCAAGTGTGTCGGCGACTGCGACGGCCACGGTCAGGTTACCGTCGATGAGATCCTCACCATGGTGAACATTGCCCTCGGGAACACGCCGGTCACGATGTGTGAAGCCGGAGACGCCAATCACGATGGGCAGATCACCGTCGATGAGATACTTACCGCGGTGAACAACGCGTTGAACGGCTGCCCGAATCACTGA
- the sufT gene encoding putative Fe-S cluster assembly protein SufT, whose amino-acid sequence MDEQVQLSRDCQAVQIPAGHTVTLPQGTLAIITQSLGGTYTLQVPSFGGLYRVAGQDADALGKEPTQPQPTRTAAAEGGNDLEPAVWEQLKTCYDPEIPVNIVDLGLVYDMQIAKLGTGNSRVDVKMTLTAPGCGMGASIANDARMKLLDLPGVEEADVDLVWDPPWSPQMISPEGRSLLGMD is encoded by the coding sequence ATGGACGAACAGGTCCAGCTGAGCCGGGATTGTCAGGCCGTTCAGATTCCTGCGGGACACACCGTGACCCTGCCGCAGGGCACGCTCGCGATCATCACCCAGTCGCTCGGGGGAACCTACACGCTGCAGGTGCCGAGTTTCGGGGGACTGTACCGCGTGGCGGGGCAGGATGCGGATGCTCTCGGCAAGGAACCGACACAGCCGCAACCGACTCGGACCGCCGCCGCGGAGGGAGGCAACGACCTCGAGCCGGCGGTGTGGGAGCAGTTGAAGACCTGCTACGATCCGGAGATCCCCGTGAACATCGTTGATCTGGGCCTCGTGTACGACATGCAGATTGCGAAGTTGGGCACCGGCAACAGCAGGGTGGACGTGAAGATGACGCTCACGGCACCGGGGTGTGGTATGGGCGCCTCCATCGCCAACGACGCGCGCATGAAGCTGCTGGATCTCCCGGGAGTCGAGGAAGCCGACGTCGATTTGGTGTGGGACCCGCCCTGGAGCCCGCAGATGATCTCGCCGGAGGGGCGCAGCCTCTTGGGCATGGATTAA